GGGTCTCGTTTTTAGATTTGCCTGCTTTTTTGAGATTACTATTTGTTGGATGCTGTGCTTTGAGTTAACAACTTAGGTTGAATTGAGACGAAGCAACTAATAAATCAAGCGGCGGTATATATGGAAAGGATATGAATGAAAACGTTGTGTCGCCCACTATATTTTGTTCTGAATTAGTCGCATCCTGGGTAGAAATCAGAACTCCAatgttgttttatttattagtttGCACATGATGTTAGCTAATTCAAGCGAGGTCTCACTATGTTGGGGTCAAGTAACTTGCTTTAAACTTCCTTTCAGATCAGATATGGTTTTTATGTGTACAGTATACACGGTgttaatgtataaaataaagGGATTACACTGTTGTCGCATAAATCTTAAGAAAATTGATGAATATTTTGTTTGGTTTTGCTGGCGAATTAATTTCTTTCAACCACAATCATCTAACGAAATAAAAAATGAGCTaacgagttataactcaaaaGGTATAGTCTCCTCATACTCATCTAAAGGTCGTGAGTTCGAATTTTATTCttaactttgaaaaaaaaaatgagaaagaaaatttGAGTTATTATGAAgatagaaatataaatataaaagaaaaagagaaatattgtctctgtgacaaaaaaaattccttctaatttttttccatttgcTAATCAAAGAGCAGTAAAATTGCATTAAGATACAACAAAATTTATAGGAAGCATAACggttcaaagttcaaacaaataattcatcaacatattTTGTATTACTAACGATAATATCTTGTTATCCACTCCCCTCCCCTATTCCCTTTTAGTAATGCAGTCACACATAATTAAAATTCATTGTTGCACAAATTATCATGTACAAATACGTATGAGTAGGAGTATATCTAATATCTTTGTAGAATGAAATGTAGCAATCAGCTCACCAGCATGTTGAGGGGCTGGGCTAGGCACATTTCAATCCGTAGATCCTATATAAACCCGCCTACTACTTTCCCGCCATCTACAGAGAGCGAGAGATTCACCCGCCATTTTCATTTCCATTCCCAATTCCAAAAACCAGACATGTCTTCTTCTTCGGCCCCCTCCAAAACCCTAATGGATTTCTTCCAACCACCTTCCAAACGAATCAAAACCACTCCCACTTCACTCTTAATCCCCAACTCCAACGACGCCAATGGCTCCTCCGCCTCACTCTCCGTTGACCAGAAATCACGCGTCGATTACAACAAGCACCTCGCAAAATCCAAGCGCAACCTCAAAATATGCCTGGATAAGGTCTCCAACTCCAAaggtatttttcttcacttTCACATTGATGCCTTTACGTCGTTTTGGTTATATAGCGTTGTCGTTTTACCGCGGTGGTAGGTGTTGTGAAACTGGAGGAGCTGCTGGTGGAGGACACGTGGTTGGAAGCACTCTCTGGTGAGCTCCAGAAACCTTATGCACTGAGCCTCTCAAAGTTTGTTGAATCTGAGATTTGCAATAGCAACATTGATGCTGTGTATCCTCCTTCTCACCTCATCTTCAATGCTCTTAACTCTACCCCTTTCGATAGGGTTAAGGCCGTTATCCTTGGACAGGTTCGTTCCTCAATTATTGTGCTATGAGTTCTTTTTTGAAATGAACGATTCTTGATCGAAATAAATAGCTAAAGGTTAATGTAGTTTGTAGGGTATAAAAataggtttttcttttcttcttttactgaattcataattttaacCATATAATATAACACTGGAGAAAAGAGTAGTTCTTTGACGAGTTTATCTTTCACTGGTCAAACTAGCGGAAATGTTGCCCTCTCTGTTACATGTACAGATTCTGGTTTTGTACAAAATGACTAATTTGTCATCCATTTCTGAAAGGTGAGTGGCAAGTTtgtcattttaaatttgttatggGATCAGAgactttattattgtttttgaaATAACGAATGACCAATAATTTTAAACTCTTTGTGGCTACCAAAGTCTGGATTTTGGTAATATTTATAGGTAAGCCCTAGTGATTCGAATTCTGTCAGGAACCTTCACTTTGTTAACTGCGTGATCTTTTATCATCATATAACAGAGTTCTAATCTCAGTGATGGCTCGTAAAAAAGTGTTTaagcaatttattttttaggaCCCTTATCATGGACCTGGTCAAGCAATGGGCCTTTCATTCTCAGTCCCTGAGGGTGTGAAAGTTCCTTCCAGTTTGGTAAATATATTTAAGGAGCTCAAAGAAGATCTTGGTTGTTCAGTTCCACGTCATGGAAATCTAGAAAAATGGGCTGTACAGGTTAGTGCTGCAAATTTGTTCCCCTTTTCTTAGCTCGAACTACTTGCTGGTGTTTGTATAGATAGGCATTATTTGTTTCAAACAATCTCAAGTTCTCAACAAACCTGTGCGACTATATTGAATTGGTTTGTTGTTGAAACAACTGGAAAAACATTTCTCTCCCTGTGTCTCTGAAGAGTTTTTCAAAGATTGCAGTAAAGAATATAGCTGGAGAATAATAACCGCAAATGGTGCCTATCATTTCAACAAAGCTTTGTCAAATTGTCCTTCATGTCATTCCATGCATGTATTTTAACAGTGTCAAACTTTACTCAGTGAATTAGTTTCTTAATACATGTTCAATGACCTCTATTTTCATTTCAGGGTGTTCTCTTACTTAATACCGTACTCACAGGTTagatttatactttttttttattttttttagtgaacGTGCAATCAATTATTTTGTTGAGTTATATGTGTACTTTTTTTTATGTGTTATTTGCATATTAATCTAGTGGGATATTGTTCTTACCTATCTTTATTCTTTAGTGTTTTATGTTTGTACTGAAGTGTTGACTTTTAACAAATACTTTGTGAATTCAGTCAGGAAACATCAAGCAAACTCTCATGCAAAAAAGGGCTGGGAACAATTTACTGATGCTGTTATCAAAACAATCTCGCAGAAAAGGGAAGGCGTTGTCTTTCTGTTGTGGGGCAACTCTGCTCGGGAGAAATCTAGGTACTACCTCTATTGTATAACACACTAAAAGCTTACAAGCTTTAGAAACTAAATGTAGAGTCAGCATCCTGGGTTTATGTAGTCAGCATGATCAGAAAAGATTAAACTTCAAGTATTTAttgtttctttttcagaaatAGATGACAAGCATTTTTTTTGTGCAAATGTACATCTATAATGTGTAAAACTATAAGCTGCTCCCAAAAGAGTTTCTATAAACTAATTTGGgctattttctttccttgccTGGAAGATAATTTCTGCAAAACTTGTTGATGAGCTTGTATTGAGTGCATACTCAGGTTAATTGATGCAACAAAACATCATATACTTCAAGCTGCACATCCTTCTGGTTTGTCTGCAAATAGAGGCTTCTTTGGGTGCAGGTAAGGTTgttttgaaatataatttaattttgtcttaATATGGTAAATAATGAGCGCAAGAAGAACTTCTGAATTGGTAAATAATGTACACAACACTAATGCTCTATAATAGGACCTGCTGAGTTCTAAAGTGGAAGTTGTAAGTGTTAACATCGTGCTTGGTTGATTAAGTGGAGAGTGCAAATATATTTAGTCATCACAGTCTAAAATACAAACCTTCTTTTAATCTCTTTCATCAACTTGGCATTATTGTATTAAAATacatttttcacttttctccTACTCCACCACTGGTTTTCATTATTCATCTGCATGGCGGGTGATCTGAAACAGCTGTTTCATATTCTGTTCCACTGACACATTGAGCCATATTTTGGTTTCCACTTAAATGAACATAGACGTAGATCTcatataatactaaaaaaatattttgaaaaccaCCTTAATCAGTTATCTGTTTATCATCCCCCTAAACCAGTTTTCTTGCTTACTTTCTATCTTGTGTATTCTGAATCCATCTAAGCAGGCACTTCTCTCGCACAAACCAGCTTCTGGAGAAAAGGGGCATTGATCCCATAGATTGGCAACTATAATATGTAGTGTTTGAACTTTCAAGCCCAAAGCTTTGTTCCTTTTCATCAAAACCTTTTTGAAGTTTGGTTCAAGTTCTTGGGTCTTGTGTAAAGATGATTCTGTTTATTCAAAGTCGATCATGACAGAAGATGCTTTTTGTCGATACTTTGGTCCTGTAGTGTTGTCAGCTAGGAGATTCTGCAGTCCCGACATATATAGTATTTTATCTTATTCATGGTCTCCCATACTAAATGGATTTCTTGTGATATACATGTTATGCTAAAATATCAACGAATGATATTTTTTGGGGGAGATTCTCAAAAAGGACATGCAACActtatttctttctatatttgTTATCAAAGCTCGCAAATATCCAGGGTATATTGAGTGTTGAACTTGCATAATATTGTGTAGAATAAGTGAAAGGACTAGCAAGTAATTACTTGGGAAGCTGATGATTATGGTTCTGTTAAGCAACGGTTTGCATATATGCTTCAGTAAGATTATTCAACTTTGGACATGTAGGTGAATGCTTTTACTTTGgttaaaattatgttatttcTACTCCTGTAGCATGGAATACTGAAATGTGCATAAAAAACTATgcaaagtaatttttttattggaaaagaaaaagtgtaaTGAGCATGTATGCTAAATTTAAATTGTATCTCATTCATACGGTGATCCCATATACAGGATGATAGGATGCAtcgatttgattttgaaaaagttacaaactttataatattaaattggaTCATCcgatttactttttaaaaaattaaaaaaatttaaaatactgaAATCGGATCTCTGATTTCTATTTTACTGATTTGTGTGgtgctctaatttttttttttgcataactGGACTTTTCGATTTTGAAATCGGAtcattcaattttttgttttaaaaaaaataaaaaattttaagatacaAAAATTAGACTAAATTTCttccataattttaaaaaatataaaattataatattgagGTGTAtctctcttttcaaaaattagcgcGTTGTTGACAATTCTGTAAACTTGGCTATCTTAATTAGTTAGTTCACAAGAGTACCGTATTTTACGATCCAGCCTTTATTTATACGGAACATGTAATAAGAGCTTCTAAAAGACGATGTTATGAACATCATCTATATATGAATGTTGAAAACACTGGATTCGATGTGAATGCATTAATGCATTATTGGTTCGAATATTCTCTCTATATATTGCTCTCTTACGTCAGTGCACATGTTATGAGCATTACAGCTAGGTATTACCGATCGTGAAATAGTTAAGCGAATAAAAGGGCATTTCCTTTGAGAGATACAAGTTCTTGTGCCAATCAAATATATCATGTATGCTCCCAAAGGAagaattatacaaaattttctCATGAATCCGTTTGCACGTGGGAAGTTGAATTTTCTtgtaattatcattattattttgttgataGTTAGTTAGGTGGACCACTATGGACACTTGGGCAAGCATCGCGAGGAAATTAAATCCCCTCTACAAAGCACACGAATGCCATCGTCCGAGTTTGTATTTTGTAACCACTAAGGAATATGACCTTGGTAAAAACAAGGAAGCTATATACGAATTGTAACCTCTAAAGTGGTTTCTGACATTCACGAATTGTATTAATTTAGCTCTTGACTTATAAATTGTATTGTTTATATCTTTGATTTTGTTAAAAATGCACCAAATTGATCCCTCTCTTTGGCCAGTTTACCTGCCGCCAGCAATGACATGGCACTGACATGCCACGCTGGCGTATATAACGGCTAAATAGCGTGGTAATTGGAATTATTATTGACCCATTGTAGTCCTTCTGCCTATTTTCAACCCTAATTTCAGCATTTCGTCTTTATCGTTcgtcatcttcttttctttgttcaagAACGTTCTTCTCCTGCTTCTTTATTATTACTCTTtgaaactgaaaacaaaatcatGATTGGATGTTGCCCACCTCGTAGAGGCATCCTTCTCCGACCACCAGAGCCTTGTGGATGCCGTCAAGAAGATGGATGTTGTCATCAGTGCCATCTCCGGTGTCCATATCAGGAACCACATCATTGACTTGCAGCTCAACTTCATTAATGCCATCAAGGAAGCAGGCAACATCAACGTTTCATTCAATTCATTTTAGCTTCTAATTTCATCATTAATCAATTAATAGTCTAGTCTTGTATGTTCGTAGCACTTCTTGCCGTTGGAGTTTGGACTGGACCAGCAAGAATGTGGGACGCGTTAGAGCCAGGAAGGGTGACATTTGATGACAAGATGGTTGTGAGGAAGGCGATAGAGGAAGCAAACATCCTTTTCATGTACATCTCCACTAACCTATTTGAGGGCTACTTTGCGGACAACCTGTCTCAGATGGGGGCTTTTGTGCCTCCCAGGGAAAAGGTCCACCTCCTCGGAGATGGCACACTCAAGGCGTTTTTGTCGATGAAGACGATGTCGCCACCTACATTATAAAGACCATCAATGACCCTCGCACCCTTAACATGACTCTCTACCTCAAGCCTCCCGACAACATTTTCTCGCAAGGAGACGGTCGAAATACCAATTGTTTCACACTGTTCGCACGAACAAGGCCAGTAAAGACAAGAGCTTTAACTGCGTTAAACAAGAAAATGATGCCAATGAAAAAGTTGGTGTTATATTATCAAAAGAGAAAAGATCTTATGACAACTGCAGGGGATGCTTTGAAAACCAACATCACCACATTAAGCCCTCTTGTGCTTCCAACATCTGAGCAGTTGCTATTGTTTGCAACATTGGTTGCcaagaaatttttaaagacGAAAGTCAAAGTATATATTCTAGATTTCAAACTTACATTTGAACTTTTTTACATCCATGCAGGAGGCAGGACTATTTtggatgagttgaaaaagaacTTGCAGTTATCTCTATGGCATAAATTGGCTTACACAGAAGCCAACGAAAGGGTCAAGAAGGGTGATAGAGTATGGCAAATAGCATTTGGTTCTAGATTTAAGTGCAATAGGGCAATATGAAAAGCTCTCAAGACCATTAACCACAACTTCTCAATTGAGATTCTAAGAGTTTCATCATTCTAATTCTAAACAATGCAATTTCACGTATCATTCATTGACCTTGACTCGCACATCTAATCATGATTTTGCTTTCAGTTTTAAAAGAGTAACAACAAAAAAGTAGGAGAAGAACGTTCCAGAGcaaagagaagaagatgaatagcGATAGAAATGGGATGCTAAAATTAGGGTTAAAAATAGGTAGAGGGACCACAATGGATCAAATATTTCTAATTGCCACCTTAGCTAGCCGTTATATACGCCAACATGGCATGTCAGTGTTATTTCATTGTCGGTGGCAGGTAAACTGGCTAGAAATGTGGAGAGAGACCAACGTGGTGCATTTTTAACAAAATCGAAGACATAAACAATACAATTGGTAAATTAAGGACTAAATCGATAAAATTCGTAAATTTCAGAGACCACTTTAAGGTTTAATTCAAGAAAAAAGTTATGGTTAATTGTATTACAAGTGTGCTAACTTCCATCTTTTTGATTGTtggattattatttattagtgtATTAATAAGTATTAatgaatttattaattaactattttactcggtaaatatgtataaaaataaCATACATAAAATTAGTTAACATGGTAAATATTTTTGCTCTGATAAAGAAATTTTGGATTCAAAcattataaattacaaaaaacaTATACACGtgataaaatagtattttaaaactaaaatgtaCATTGATATATAATAGAGGATATGACTAAGCaacatttttctattatttcatTTCTCCCAAACCATTTTTGTCCACTCATGGCTGAATAAGCAAATGTCCTTAtagaatttctttgattgctagATGTTTTTGTAAACATAAGTTcattacattatttttaatgaaattaattttaatatactaataatataaacGTTTTATATAAtcgtataattatatttatttttttagataattatttatataattaatataaaaaataattatttttattgatttatctACTTTTATGCCAATTGTATTTAGAAAATGACACATTACTCTTGTATGCATACAAAATGCTCATATGAACACGTGAAGATTTTCTTTATTGGTAAAATCAACTAAAATCTTTGTGGTAGGTACTTTAATagtaataaatcaataatttaattacttggttatctatatattgttatattaaaaaaaaaagatgagagTTGAACAACGGCTTCCAATTCAAATGAAATGTCGGAACTTAACTACTAAATTATGGGTTTGAcgagtaaatttttattttaatttctgacatttatgtaattatttattttgatttttaaaatttaaaatttgtcatAGTAGTTTTCCATTTAGGTATAGGCATTAATTTGACCTTTCGATCTTTTCCGGTACCGTGATgaatcagcaaaaaaaaaaatattaagatggCAAAATCTTAttatatcaaactcttcaataattatatgatataacaacatttaattttaaatttgagttagttcataaaatcttttttttttctttttcttctttatcttctttctactctctgctatttttcttttttcacttcCCCTTTTTTACTTTCTTATCTTCCACTCAGTTGGAGTAGAGTTGGAGAGAGTTGGAATAGCACCCATTATGAAAAAAATGGTTGAATCGCATCtaaggtggtttggacatgtgagaagaagaccgatagaacatccagtcaagaagatggatgagatggaagatggacaaagggcgaaacgagatctacatgtaaacggtctctctgtagacatgatacatgacagagcacaatgacgtcgtttgattcatgtagccgaccccacttagtgggacaaggctttgttgttgttgtatctTCCACTCGACtctttttctataataatatgCTTATTGTTGAGTAAATACTCATAGTCGTTCCTGAGATTCATGCAAATACCCATAGCAATCTCTAAGTTCCCGATTTTTCTATTGTAGTCCTCCAGATAGAGTTCTGAGCACTCAAACTGGTCCCTGGCCATATTTCAGGTGATGACTCATCACCGGAACGCTGACGTGGCCTCGAATTGCCACGTGGGAGGGGTCCAAAACGTCTTCGTTTTGGGTTTGGCGCCCTTAAAAACCAAAAACGATGCCGTTTAGGTGttatttagtatgaaaaatagTTTTCTCCCCCAACACAAACACTTCACTTCACtcgtctcttcttcttccaccctctgacttcttcttcatctcccCATCAATGGCGTAGCCGTAGAGTTGTATTCACTGGGTTTAGAAAAATTTGAGAGAAGAAGTAATCCGACCAGAAGTTGTTATCGTTCTTCCCCTCCTTCACCATAAGCACGAGGTTCTGACTTGATCAGACTCAAGGTaaccttcctttttttttactttgtatttttaatacAGTGTTGGTTGATGATATGCAAGTTGTTAGTGTAGTTGAGGTTCTGGAATTTTGGTGTCATTGTAGTGTCTAGGGTTTGAAGGCTGGCTGGAATTTGTGGAGTTGCTATATTTAACCCGAATGAAACAAAGGTAAAATAGGGAGTTGTATGCAAGAttggaaaaatatattttcttgtggtgaataattttttttaatgcattagTAGGCTTTCAAATTCTGCCTATactaagaaaaaatttaaaatttcttgcAGATGGAAGATAAGTTGGACATCATGTTTCATCATGGGAGTGACTTCAAAAAAAATGCAGAAGGCTCTATGGTATATTCTCCGGACAACAATGCCTGTTTAGATGATCTAGACACTGATACTCTAGATGTCTTCTACATACGAAACTACCATAAGGAGCTTGGGTACAATGACATAAAACAGTGCTGGTGGTATGTTCCTGGAAAAGGCTTGGATAATGGGTTGAGAAATGTAAACAGTGACAAAGAGATAAGAAAGATGGTGAATTGTGTTAGGACAAATGAGGAATTAATTGATGTATATTTCGAGTATGGAGTGTCAATGTCGGAGGTGTTAAAGGGAGACAACACAGTTGTGTACTTGAATGACGATGGTGGAGAGGGGTGTAATgcaggtacagatgctgatgtGAGCCCCTACTCAATGAGACTAATGCACTCATAGTTGCTCCTATCCCAAAGGTTGTACCCAATAGTTCTTGCAAATTCAGcccccaaaaaaataaaacatctcCACGACAATCACAATCATCACACTCCAAAACCAAGATGCCTACGAAAAATGCAAATCCTCCCAAGACAACCAACCCTCCCAAGAAGACCAACCCCCCAAAGCCCACCAAGCCCACAAAGCCCACCAAAATCAGCCAGCCCATGAAGCCCAGTCAGAGCACTAAATCTGATAAGAGTGATAAGTAGAAACTGTCCAAAAAATCAAGTATTTTCAGGAGACTTTGTACACGGTCAGTTGCTAGAGGATTCAGGAGTAAAGTGTTTAACAATGAAGTTCTTTTTAATGTATCTTCTGACTCCTCTGGAAGTAAAGAGGTTAGCCTGTTTAAACCAGGTCCGGATGAGGGTAGTTTCTCTGATTTTGACTAAAATTGGGAGTAAGATTAGGAGAAACATGGTACATGCAATGTTGGGTAAGAGAAATACTAATCCACTAGGTAAAGGGAAGGAGAAGATATTACATGAAAATGACGGTTTGGTGCAGGAGGTGAGCGACGCTGAAGTTGACCTTGGGTTTGTGGGTTGTGTTCATGAAGGTAATGACACCAATTTTTGGCACTTAGAGGAAATGAAGACGCCTCCAAATTCAGAAGATGAGCTGAAGGATAGAAATGATTCTGAAGAGGCAAGTCCGCTGTTTAGGGAGGGTGCAAAGTTTGGAGAGCTGCATCTTAAGGTTGGCATGAAGTTTGGAACGAAATGGAAATTTAGAGAAGTTGTGAGGGAATACACAATCCAAGAGGGTAGAAGCATAAAGctagtgaaaaataataacataaggTGCAGGGCGGTGTGTAAGGTTGAAGAGTGTCCATGGGTGGCTTATGCATCAAGAGACCATGAAGACACCTGTTGGTAAATTAAGACTTTCAACGACGACCACACCTGCCTAAGAGAGGACAAGAATAGGGCTGCCAACAGGAATTGGGTATGCAGCAAGCTTGTAAAGAAGGTGAGAAAGTATCCAAATTTTAGACATTGAGAGGCTACAACTTACTTCAAGACACGGTTTGACTTGACACTGAATAAGAATTCAATATCCAGGGCATTAATGGATACTAGAAGTGTAGTGTATGGGGATGAGAAAGAGCAATATAGGATGGTTAGAGATTATGGTATGATGCTGTTGAAGACTAATCCCGGTTTCACTGTACAAATATGCACCACCCCCAACCAGATGGTGAAGTTACCTTTGATAGGATGTATGTATGCTTAAGCGGCTATAAAAATGGGTTCAAGGCTAGCTGCCATCTGTTGATAGGTCTAGTTGGTACTTTCCTGAAGACATGGTTTGGTGACCAGATTTTGTCAGCCGTGGGGTTAGTTGCAAATCACCATATCTATGTGATAGCCTGGGCTATTGTGAGAGTGGAGAATACAGAGACATGGAGATGACTTCTTGAGCTACTTCATCAGGACTTGGGTTACTATAAAGATCATGACTGGTGCTTCATATCAGATATGCAAAAGGTATATGCTTATATTATGATGTGGTTTGGGTGATCATGGTTCGCTTAACCAAGTCCGCTCATTTTATGCCTATCCGAGTGAACTATTCTATGGAGGAGTTGGCGAGAGAGAACGTCGACATGGTAGGATGATGGTGAACGAGGTACCTTGCCAACTTGTTGGATTAGCAACGTTGAAAGTAGGGTGCTTAGTGgggaatatatgtatatatatgtatagataTATCCCATCGTGTGATTCAGATTTTCGAAGGTGAAAATCTTTTTAAGGAGGGGAGGATGTAAGAACCCGCGTTTTCACGTAAAACCGTTTTAATAAAGTAATTTTAGTGCCCaaaatagattcaaaatttagaagttttaatttgaaaatataaatgtgATATTTGGTTTcgatgaatttttctgagttgaaaAATGTACTTCTTTTGAAAAGTGTCTGTAAAAATGCGTAATGACACTTAAGCTGGCAGTACCAGCTCTACTCTATCCAATACCgcgtattttggaaaataatattttgaaaatttatttattgttttgaaaggataaaaataatttagaatcgaAAATCGGACACTAATTTTagaggttttggcccaaagtgggccaaacgTACCAAAAATGCCAACAGGTTGGACCGGACTCAAGACCCAACCTATATAAACTCATTTAATGAGCTTTGAACTCATTTTCCAGCCCTAAGAGAGAGAGGCCGCGGTTTTTAGAGAGGAGAGGAGAAGAGGGATGACACTATTCATCCTCTATTTTTGGAAGCCATAACTTTTAATCCGaaactccgattgacgagccgtttgcggccatgcGAAACTCTTTTCGAGCTCTACATTTCTATCTTAGCAAATCTGGTAAGAAATTGCGTCTCTCTTTCCAGTTTTGTGCCCTAGATTTCTGTGTTTTTGAGGTTAtggttttgagtagattttgtggttttggttgtttaggtgatctctagtagcggGTAAATATTGGATTTTACCCCTAATCACATTGAGTAAGGTAAGATTTCACTAAACCCTTGTATTTAGTTGTTTTGTGtatcttaggttttgattttggtatatatatgtgttgttagtttgagctttggtgttggttggagttggttgaggttttggatcaagcttggtggcttcatttttgtgtttgGTGCATTTGGAaatcgaccaaggtatggtttcggattcctttatgtaatatgtaatgtttctggACACTTAGACTAGTTGACCCTAATATAGGATTGAATGTTGTGGGTGTATGAGTAATTATATGTGAATTGATGTTAATTGTTGGTGTATGAGTAATTATTCTAATCCACATTATAGTTGGGGCAGCCATAAAATGGTTTGTTTGGATTCGAATCTGTGCCAAACCATCTGAGGACCGGCCTGCAGCCACAGCCGCACCATTCTGGCGAGACCAATCTTCTGCTCTTTATTTGTGTTCTAGTCCGATTCCAGCTAGATGGGGAACGAACAGAGTTTCCACCTGTAGTGCTACCACCACCCAACATCAACATGAGTAGCAGCTCCAGGTGGAACTGTGTGAGAACAGGAAGAATTgtatgaaaaaagaagaagaagaatagatgAACAAGACGAAGGGATGAAATATCTGAGAATTTTGG
The genomic region above belongs to Arachis duranensis cultivar V14167 chromosome 3, aradu.V14167.gnm2.J7QH, whole genome shotgun sequence and contains:
- the LOC107477169 gene encoding uracil-DNA glycosylase, mitochondrial, which encodes MKCSNQLTSMLRGWARHISIRRSYINPPTTFPPSTESERFTRHFHFHSQFQKPDMSSSSAPSKTLMDFFQPPSKRIKTTPTSLLIPNSNDANGSSASLSVDQKSRVDYNKHLAKSKRNLKICLDKVSNSKGVVKLEELLVEDTWLEALSGELQKPYALSLSKFVESEICNSNIDAVYPPSHLIFNALNSTPFDRVKAVILGQDPYHGPGQAMGLSFSVPEGVKVPSSLVNIFKELKEDLGCSVPRHGNLEKWAVQGVLLLNTVLTVRKHQANSHAKKGWEQFTDAVIKTISQKREGVVFLLWGNSAREKSRLIDATKHHILQAAHPSGLSANRGFFGCRHFSRTNQLLEKRGIDPIDWQL